The Bacteroidota bacterium DNA window ACAACAATTTCCGCCTTGTCTGAAGATTGAATAAAATTAAAGATGTAAGAAGGCGAATGTGTAAAATCACAATCCATGGTAATCAATACTTCATATTTTTTTTCATATGCCCAGGCAATTCCTTCCTGATGCGCACTTCCGATTCCTGATTTTTTTGAACGATGAATTACAAAAACATTCGGATGCGCATTAGCAAGTTTATCTATTACTTCTCCGGTACCATCCGGAGAATTATCATCCAGAAATAAAATATCTGCACCAAGATTAAAAGATTTTATTTCAAGAAAAATTCTTCCGACATTTTCAACTTCATTATAAGTTGGAATAAATATGAGTGTTTTATTTTCCGACATACTTTTTCAACTCTTCATCAACCAGAATTTTTACCATGGAGTTAAAATTAACTTTAGGTTTCCATCCTGCAACTTCGCATATTTTATTGTTATTGCCAAAAAGATTTTTCTTTTGCTTTTTCGTAATCAGCAATGGATTTATTTTTATATATTTTTTCCAATCCAATTCAAGATACGTAAAAACAGCTTCAACAAAATTTTTTATGCTATGAAGTTCTCCGCTTGAAATAACAAAATCATCCGGATGATTAATCTGCATCATCTGATAAGCTGCTTCCATATAGTCGGGTGCATATCCCCAATCAATCTGTGATTCAATATTTCCTAATTCTAATTCACTTTTTTTATTTTTTTTAATTGCCACTGCTGTTTCAACAATTTTTTTCGAAACATATTTTGATTCGCGTAAAGGAGATTCGTGATTGTAAAAAATACCTACACTCGCAAAAATGCTATGGCTTTCTCTGTAAAAATGGCTTGCATGAAAACCCGCGGTTTTGGTTATTCCATATACGCAATTTGGATTTATCGGAGTGTTTTCATCCTGAGGGAAGTTTGCAGGACTTCCGAAAATATGGGAAGAAGCTGCGTAAAAAATTTTTGTTTTGGGAGAATTTAATCTAACCGATTCGAGAAAATTTATATATGCTTTTACATTTACATCGCAGCTTTTTTGAAATAATTCCCCATCTTCTATTTCTTTATCAGCAGATGATTGATGAACAGCCGCAAGAAAATAAATCTCATCCGGAAGAAAATTTTTTATTACAGGTGAAACCTGTTTAGGATTGCAAATATCAACTTTATTAAAAGCAAGGCTTCCTTCAGAAGAAACAGAACTGCCGGAAATTCCAATCAAAGAATATTTTTTTTCTTTAAGAAGATTATATAAATATGTTCCGTCCTGCCCGGTATGCCCTACAATGATTGCTCTTTTCATTCAACCGAATATTTCAATT harbors:
- a CDS encoding GDP-mannose 4,6-dehydratase codes for the protein MKRAIIVGHTGQDGTYLYNLLKEKKYSLIGISGSSVSSEGSLAFNKVDICNPKQVSPVIKNFLPDEIYFLAAVHQSSADKEIEDGELFQKSCDVNVKAYINFLESVRLNSPKTKIFYAASSHIFGSPANFPQDENTPINPNCVYGITKTAGFHASHFYRESHSIFASVGIFYNHESPLRESKYVSKKIVETAVAIKKNKKSELELGNIESQIDWGYAPDYMEAAYQMMQINHPDDFVISSGELHSIKNFVEAVFTYLELDWKKYIKINPLLITKKQKKNLFGNNNKICEVAGWKPKVNFNSMVKILVDEELKKYVGK